A genome region from Vibrio tapetis subsp. tapetis includes the following:
- a CDS encoding aspartate aminotransferase family protein, with protein MTMENKVERSWFDEVMVPCYNPMEIIPVRGEGSRIWDQNDKEYIDFAGGIAVSCLGHCHPAMVTALTEQANKLWHLSNVMTNEPALRLAKKLTEVSFAEKVFFANSGAEANEAALKLARRWAADEHGAEKSEIIAFKQGFHGRTFFTVTVGGQAAYSDGFGPKPGDITHLPYNDVEALKAHMSSRTCAIMMEPLQGEGGIISPTAEFAQAVRELCDEHNALLIFDEVQTGNGRTGNFYAYQGIDVTPDILSTAKSLGGGFPIGAMLTTDKLSKHMKVGTHGSTYGGNPLACAVAEAVVDVVSQPETLAGVKERETLFREGLTRINQKYPIFSEIRGQGLLLGAALNDEWQGRARDILVAAGNEGLLILVAGANVVRFTPSLVISKEDIEQGLAKLEKAIAELSAKG; from the coding sequence ATGACGATGGAAAACAAAGTAGAGCGCAGTTGGTTTGATGAGGTGATGGTTCCTTGTTATAACCCGATGGAAATCATCCCTGTTCGCGGTGAAGGTTCTCGTATTTGGGACCAAAACGACAAAGAGTATATTGATTTTGCTGGTGGTATCGCCGTGAGTTGTTTAGGGCATTGTCACCCGGCTATGGTTACGGCATTAACCGAGCAAGCAAATAAGTTGTGGCACTTAAGTAATGTCATGACCAATGAGCCAGCGTTACGTTTGGCAAAAAAACTGACGGAAGTAAGCTTTGCTGAAAAAGTCTTTTTTGCTAACTCAGGCGCTGAAGCGAATGAAGCCGCGTTGAAGCTGGCACGTCGTTGGGCTGCCGACGAACATGGCGCAGAAAAATCTGAAATCATCGCCTTTAAGCAAGGTTTCCATGGTCGTACTTTTTTTACCGTTACTGTTGGTGGTCAAGCCGCTTATTCAGACGGTTTCGGCCCTAAACCCGGTGATATTACTCACTTACCTTATAACGACGTTGAAGCGCTTAAAGCGCACATGTCTTCTCGTACTTGCGCCATTATGATGGAACCCCTGCAAGGCGAGGGCGGTATTATTTCTCCTACCGCTGAGTTTGCCCAAGCAGTACGTGAATTGTGTGATGAGCACAATGCGCTATTGATTTTTGATGAAGTGCAAACAGGTAATGGTCGTACCGGTAATTTTTATGCTTACCAAGGCATTGACGTAACACCGGATATTTTAAGCACAGCTAAGTCGCTTGGTGGTGGTTTTCCGATTGGCGCTATGCTGACGACAGATAAACTGTCTAAACACATGAAAGTGGGCACACACGGCTCTACCTATGGCGGTAACCCGTTAGCGTGTGCAGTAGCAGAAGCGGTCGTCGATGTGGTTAGCCAACCAGAAACCCTAGCGGGCGTTAAAGAGCGCGAAACCCTATTTCGCGAGGGATTGACTAGAATTAATCAGAAGTACCCGATTTTCAGTGAAATTCGTGGTCAAGGTTTATTGCTTGGTGCTGCACTTAATGATGAGTGGCAAGGCAGAGCACGAGACATCTTGGTTGCCGCTGGTAATGAAGGGCTGTTGATTTTGGTTGCTGGTGCAAATGTGGTGCGTTTCACACCGTCTTTAGTGATCAGCAAAGAAGATATCGAACAAGGTCTAGCGAAGCTTGAAAAAGCGATTGCGGAATTAAGTGCTAAAGGCTAA
- a CDS encoding aminodeoxychorismate/anthranilate synthase component II produces MLLIIDNYDSFTYNLYQYFCELGVEVQVMRNDEISIEQIEALNPSHLVISPGPCTPNEAGISLAAIEYFAGKLPILGVCLGHQAIAQVFGAKIVRARQVMHGKTSRITHTNQSVFKALNNQLTVTRYHSLVVKTDTLPDCFEITAWTVLENGEMDEIMGYQHKTLPIDAVQFHPESIKTEQGHELLANFLAR; encoded by the coding sequence ATGTTGTTAATCATCGATAATTACGATTCTTTTACCTACAACCTTTACCAGTATTTCTGTGAATTGGGCGTGGAAGTACAAGTAATGCGTAATGATGAAATCAGCATTGAGCAAATTGAAGCGCTTAACCCTAGTCACCTTGTGATATCCCCGGGGCCATGTACACCGAACGAAGCCGGTATATCACTTGCGGCGATTGAATATTTTGCAGGCAAATTACCCATTCTTGGCGTCTGCTTAGGTCATCAAGCCATAGCGCAAGTATTTGGCGCTAAAATTGTGCGAGCAAGGCAGGTGATGCACGGTAAAACGTCTCGTATTACCCATACCAATCAAAGTGTGTTTAAAGCACTGAATAACCAACTCACCGTTACTCGCTACCACTCATTGGTCGTGAAAACCGACACGCTGCCAGATTGCTTCGAAATCACCGCATGGACGGTATTAGAAAATGGTGAAATGGATGAGATAATGGGTTACCAACATAAAACACTCCCTATTGATGCAGTTCAGTTTCACCCTGAATCCATTAAAACTGAACAAGGGCATGAACTATTAGCGAACTTTTTAGCTCGTTAA
- the astA gene encoding arginine N-succinyltransferase, giving the protein MLVVRPISKDDYDALHTCAVESGHGFTSLPVNEELLTNRINHSVTSFTKPNVTGPGDEGYLMVGFDSETGEVAGTTGIEASIGWDVPFYTYHISKVVHSSPKLGVNNIVKLLTFGNNYTGCSEVCTLFLRPDFRQGLNGRLMSKCRFLMMAEHPERFSETVFAEMRGVSDDKGNSPFWQWLQEHFFSIEFTEADYLTGIGKKGFIADLMPKLPIYVNLLSKEAQAVIGKVHDNTRPALRLLENEGFSCRGYVDIFDAGPTVECDLRNIESVKHSYRGKVVISEHSSSKDFLIANTSFEHFRATAAKAAFDLESESVILSQDVAQALNVAEGEYVRLLPQ; this is encoded by the coding sequence ATGCTAGTAGTTCGCCCTATATCAAAAGATGATTACGATGCGCTGCATACGTGCGCGGTTGAATCGGGACATGGATTTACTTCATTACCTGTTAATGAAGAACTGTTAACCAATCGGATTAATCACTCCGTTACCAGTTTTACGAAGCCCAATGTAACCGGCCCTGGTGATGAAGGGTATTTGATGGTTGGATTTGATTCTGAAACCGGAGAAGTCGCGGGTACAACCGGTATAGAGGCTTCTATCGGGTGGGATGTGCCTTTTTATACCTATCATATCAGTAAGGTGGTTCACTCTTCGCCAAAGTTGGGTGTGAACAACATCGTTAAGCTGCTTACCTTTGGGAATAATTACACTGGGTGCAGTGAAGTCTGCACCTTATTTTTACGACCAGATTTCCGCCAAGGATTGAATGGTCGCTTAATGTCTAAATGCCGATTTCTAATGATGGCAGAGCATCCAGAGCGTTTTTCAGAAACCGTGTTTGCTGAGATGCGAGGTGTGTCTGACGACAAGGGTAATTCTCCTTTTTGGCAGTGGTTACAAGAGCACTTCTTTTCAATTGAATTTACCGAAGCGGATTACCTAACCGGTATCGGAAAAAAAGGCTTTATTGCTGACTTAATGCCTAAGCTTCCTATTTACGTTAACTTGCTGAGCAAAGAAGCGCAGGCTGTCATCGGTAAGGTGCATGACAACACTCGCCCTGCTTTACGCTTGCTCGAGAATGAAGGGTTTAGCTGCAGAGGTTATGTTGATATTTTTGACGCTGGCCCAACGGTTGAGTGTGATCTGCGCAATATCGAGTCGGTGAAGCATTCCTACCGAGGCAAGGTCGTGATCAGCGAACATTCGAGCAGTAAAGATTTCCTAATCGCAAATACATCATTTGAGCATTTCAGAGCAACCGCAGCAAAAGCAGCGTTTGATTTAGAAAGTGAAAGCGTCATTTTAAGCCAAGACGTCGCGCAAGCGTTGAATGTTGCCGAAGGCGAATACGTTCGTTTACTTCCTCAGTAA
- the crp gene encoding cAMP-activated global transcriptional regulator CRP, with protein MVLGKPQTDPTLEWFLSHCHIHKYPSKSTLIHAGEKAETLYYIVKGSVAVLIKDEEGKEMILSYLNQGDFIGELGLFEEDQERTAWVRAKSPCEVAEISFKKFRQLIQVNPDILMRLSAQMASRLQTTSQKVGDLAFLDVTGRIAQTLLNLAKQPDAMTHPDGMQIKITRQEIGQIVGCSRETVGRILKMLEEQNLISAHGKTIVVYGTR; from the coding sequence ATGGTTCTAGGTAAACCTCAAACCGATCCAACATTAGAGTGGTTCCTTTCACATTGTCATATTCATAAGTACCCATCAAAAAGTACTCTGATTCATGCTGGTGAAAAAGCCGAGACTCTGTACTACATTGTGAAAGGTTCTGTTGCCGTACTTATCAAGGATGAAGAAGGCAAAGAGATGATCTTGTCTTACCTTAACCAAGGCGACTTTATCGGTGAACTTGGTCTATTTGAAGAAGACCAAGAGCGTACCGCATGGGTACGTGCTAAATCCCCTTGTGAAGTAGCAGAGATTTCTTTCAAGAAATTCCGTCAACTGATTCAAGTTAACCCTGACATTCTTATGCGCCTTTCTGCGCAAATGGCAAGCCGTCTACAAACGACTAGCCAAAAAGTGGGTGACTTAGCATTCCTAGACGTGACTGGTCGTATTGCTCAAACGCTACTTAACCTAGCGAAACAACCTGACGCAATGACTCACCCAGACGGCATGCAAATCAAGATCACTCGTCAAGAGATTGGTCAGATTGTTGGCTGTTCACGTGAAACTGTTGGCCGTATCTTGAAGATGCTTGAAGAGCAGAACTTGATTTCAGCACACGGTAAAACAATTGTGGTTTACGGCACACGTTAA
- a CDS encoding YheU family protein produces the protein MIVPWQQIDPDTLENLIKEFVLREGTDYGESEFSLEQKVDHVKQQLSNGQAVVVFSELHETVNIQVKPQY, from the coding sequence ATGATCGTTCCATGGCAACAAATTGACCCTGATACATTGGAAAACCTAATCAAAGAGTTTGTACTAAGAGAAGGGACGGACTACGGCGAGAGCGAATTTAGCTTGGAACAAAAAGTCGACCACGTAAAGCAGCAACTCTCGAATGGCCAAGCCGTCGTGGTATTCTCTGAGCTGCATGAAACCGTGAATATTCAAGTAAAGCCACAGTACTAG
- a CDS encoding phosphoribulokinase produces MSAKHPIIAVTGSSGAGTTTTSEAFRKMFNMMDIKAAKVEGDSFHRFTRPEMDIEIRKAKEQGRHISYFGPQANDFAALEQFFRRYGDEGTGEVRRYLHSFDEAVPYNQMPGTFTPWQELPENTDVMFYEGLHGGVVDGDINVSKHVDFLIGMVPIVNLEWIQKFVRDTRDRGHSREAVTDSIVRSMDDYLSYITPQFSRTHINFQRVPTVDTSNPLNAKGIPSLDESFVVIRLRGMKNVDFPYLLSMIEGSFMSRHNTLVVPGGKMSFAMELIVQPMLVQLIETGKIG; encoded by the coding sequence ATGTCAGCAAAGCACCCAATCATTGCCGTAACCGGTTCATCTGGAGCGGGAACCACCACAACCTCTGAAGCTTTTCGCAAAATGTTCAATATGATGGACATCAAAGCCGCTAAGGTTGAAGGGGACAGCTTCCATCGCTTTACACGCCCAGAAATGGACATTGAAATTCGTAAAGCGAAAGAGCAAGGTCGTCATATTAGTTACTTTGGCCCACAAGCCAATGACTTTGCCGCTCTTGAGCAGTTTTTTCGACGTTATGGTGATGAAGGTACAGGCGAAGTTAGGCGCTACCTGCACTCATTTGATGAAGCCGTGCCCTACAATCAAATGCCAGGGACTTTTACCCCTTGGCAGGAATTGCCTGAAAACACCGACGTCATGTTTTATGAAGGGTTGCACGGGGGTGTGGTCGATGGAGACATCAATGTCTCTAAACACGTCGATTTCCTCATTGGCATGGTTCCGATTGTAAACCTAGAGTGGATTCAAAAATTTGTTCGAGATACTCGTGATCGAGGCCACTCTCGTGAAGCCGTAACCGACTCAATTGTTCGCTCTATGGATGACTACTTAAGCTACATTACGCCACAGTTTTCACGTACTCATATCAATTTTCAGCGAGTCCCTACAGTAGATACATCTAATCCATTGAACGCAAAAGGCATTCCGAGTTTAGATGAAAGTTTTGTTGTTATTCGATTGCGCGGCATGAAAAACGTAGACTTCCCATACCTACTATCAATGATTGAGGGGTCATTCATGTCCCGCCATAACACCCTTGTGGTACCCGGTGGCAAGATGAGCTTTGCCATGGAATTGATCGTTCAGCCTATGCTTGTCCAATTGATTGAAACAGGCAAGATCGGTTGA
- a CDS encoding ExeM/NucH family extracellular endonuclease: MNKKMTVLAGAITSVLSASALAGINDIIITEYVEGSSNNKAIEISNLGGNSFDLTGNLYLFKGFSTYKNIIQNKDGSPVLDGVTLQPGKSIVVIDPSASSDLRRYAERNGGDKVIVASGSFEQVSHSALTFNGDDPVWLSTDVKGNADKVHDIVGIYGFSDKSNDPWKDQTLRRNTLITTPSATFTEGNWSKEAKDAFGGLGDPAKVDDSPLPPLAAACDESKYDYKIISDIQGAGFRSPLIAEGSDESEQEYLVKGIVSAVTKDIDKGFFLFDSAESSEHGEFTSKGIFVSTKKDLPADFVGQEVCVRAKVKEYKQYKKDTDSQTTLIPTSDDVYEVVNATPVSITPVALEKIAEDGDSFSKTLERYEGMVVKLVSDMDKVATGDQDMRVTRSFSFDFAGLPNYRYRNNMVLAYERVNRHPNQDHVAGSEASLKQAAENADRLLFVDSDVPAPNGQIPYYPAFRAENGKNTHLEDYIRVNDSLVDLEGVIQYGYGEYRMVPTNTIDKSKFERNTPRKEIPTLNTKVGDNEFAITIATQNVLNYFNSPFGGATNQHGANRGAETDLEFERQEEKIVKAILGLNADVIGLMEIENNGFGDLSSIRQLLRKVNNNFTEGKYSKKGNADSVYNRYTFVGFDSNGDTVLDALDSIGGDVITTGLIYRPSKVSLQGAKVIPMPSQNAPRIEDKYGNVLIDQDGAVRESGKNYQRNTIAATFKVLNTGKTLTVAVNHLKSKGSTCWEDWQGWETWSDFSKSNKYSKVKNDDYQGSCENFRVAAAYQLGEQMAKIGGDQVVLGDMNSYAKEDPMLLLTSNPTGKVLKTSSYTNINGRPMFGKDEGQTLTKTYGYLNAVELEEDKPWSYSYETEVGSLDHMLITPSLKDRLIDATDWHINAPETSVIDYSNYKKVTDDEKEAGMDLNPFYSNTAYRSSDHDSAIIALKYSNLEAGVNPVTMTATGGYLEVPFVINVPDSVEADAKVKKYDVAEISVSPMPENFTGKLPTKMLYSAKNQTVNFKLLGIDKGTYTFTMKLKGKRDKAVESGAVTQAAAVTETETRVIAQQSMTVEVIKADAMDPKPAVPEYDGSGGSGGAFGLGGLFALFGFGFLRRRRQ; the protein is encoded by the coding sequence ATGAACAAAAAAATGACCGTACTGGCAGGTGCAATCACCAGTGTTTTGAGTGCTTCTGCGCTAGCTGGTATTAATGATATTATCATCACTGAGTATGTTGAAGGCAGCTCAAACAATAAAGCAATAGAAATTAGTAATTTAGGTGGTAATTCTTTTGATTTAACTGGAAACTTATATCTATTTAAAGGTTTCAGTACATATAAAAATATTATCCAGAACAAAGATGGCAGTCCGGTTCTTGATGGTGTCACCTTGCAACCAGGTAAAAGTATTGTTGTCATCGATCCTAGCGCGAGTTCAGATTTACGCCGTTATGCAGAGCGTAATGGAGGCGATAAGGTGATAGTCGCGTCAGGTAGTTTTGAGCAGGTGAGTCATAGCGCTCTAACTTTTAATGGCGATGATCCTGTTTGGTTGAGCACTGATGTCAAAGGTAATGCAGATAAGGTTCACGATATTGTCGGTATTTATGGCTTTAGTGATAAGTCTAACGACCCATGGAAAGATCAGACATTACGCAGAAATACATTAATCACGACTCCTAGCGCTACCTTTACTGAAGGTAACTGGTCTAAAGAAGCCAAAGATGCTTTTGGCGGCTTAGGAGATCCTGCTAAGGTCGATGATTCTCCTCTTCCTCCGCTAGCAGCAGCTTGTGATGAAAGTAAATATGATTACAAGATAATTTCGGATATTCAAGGGGCCGGTTTTCGCTCCCCATTGATTGCTGAAGGAAGTGATGAATCTGAGCAAGAATACTTAGTTAAAGGCATTGTAAGTGCTGTTACGAAAGATATAGATAAGGGCTTCTTCCTCTTTGACTCCGCTGAAAGCTCGGAGCATGGAGAGTTTACTTCCAAAGGTATTTTTGTAAGTACTAAAAAAGACTTGCCAGCAGATTTTGTTGGCCAAGAAGTATGTGTTCGAGCAAAAGTAAAAGAATATAAGCAATACAAAAAAGATACGGATAGTCAAACAACATTGATCCCGACGAGTGACGATGTCTATGAAGTCGTCAATGCGACTCCAGTATCAATTACTCCCGTTGCGTTAGAGAAAATTGCAGAAGATGGTGATTCGTTCAGTAAGACTTTAGAGCGCTATGAAGGCATGGTTGTAAAACTTGTGTCAGACATGGATAAAGTGGCTACTGGCGATCAAGACATGCGCGTAACACGTTCATTTAGCTTTGATTTTGCGGGTTTGCCAAACTATCGCTATCGAAATAATATGGTTCTAGCATACGAGCGTGTAAATCGTCATCCAAACCAAGATCATGTCGCTGGCAGCGAAGCGTCGTTAAAACAGGCGGCAGAAAATGCTGACCGCCTACTATTTGTTGATTCTGATGTACCCGCACCAAATGGCCAAATTCCATACTACCCAGCATTCCGTGCTGAAAATGGCAAAAATACACATTTGGAAGACTATATCCGAGTGAACGATTCATTGGTTGATTTAGAGGGTGTTATTCAGTATGGCTACGGTGAATACCGCATGGTACCAACAAATACCATCGATAAGTCTAAGTTTGAACGAAATACACCTCGTAAAGAGATACCAACTCTGAACACTAAAGTTGGTGACAACGAGTTCGCTATTACCATCGCAACTCAAAACGTTTTGAATTACTTCAATTCACCATTCGGTGGTGCTACTAACCAGCATGGAGCAAATCGAGGAGCTGAAACAGATCTTGAATTTGAACGTCAAGAGGAAAAAATAGTAAAAGCTATTTTAGGCTTGAACGCTGATGTGATTGGTTTAATGGAGATAGAAAATAACGGTTTTGGTGATCTGAGCTCAATTCGTCAACTTCTCAGAAAAGTGAATAACAACTTTACTGAGGGAAAATACAGTAAGAAAGGTAATGCAGATTCTGTCTACAATCGATACACATTTGTTGGTTTCGATTCTAATGGTGATACCGTTCTAGATGCTCTCGACTCTATTGGTGGTGATGTTATTACGACGGGTTTGATTTACCGTCCTAGTAAAGTTTCGCTTCAAGGAGCGAAAGTTATCCCAATGCCATCTCAAAATGCTCCAAGAATTGAAGATAAATATGGCAATGTCTTGATTGACCAAGATGGTGCGGTGCGTGAATCAGGTAAAAACTATCAACGTAATACCATTGCGGCTACATTTAAGGTATTGAATACTGGTAAAACGTTAACTGTAGCAGTTAACCACTTAAAATCTAAGGGTTCTACATGCTGGGAAGACTGGCAGGGCTGGGAGACTTGGTCTGATTTTAGTAAATCCAATAAGTACAGCAAAGTTAAGAATGATGATTATCAAGGGTCGTGTGAGAACTTCCGTGTCGCCGCAGCTTATCAACTTGGCGAGCAGATGGCGAAAATTGGTGGCGATCAAGTCGTATTGGGTGATATGAACTCGTACGCTAAAGAAGATCCAATGTTGCTTTTAACAAGTAACCCTACGGGTAAAGTGTTGAAGACATCTAGTTACACCAATATCAATGGCCGACCAATGTTTGGTAAAGATGAAGGTCAGACATTGACTAAAACCTATGGATACTTAAATGCAGTTGAGCTAGAAGAAGATAAGCCTTGGAGCTACTCATATGAAACAGAAGTAGGTTCTTTGGATCATATGTTAATAACACCGTCATTAAAAGATCGCTTAATCGATGCTACTGATTGGCACATTAATGCACCAGAAACGTCAGTCATTGATTACAGTAATTACAAAAAAGTGACGGATGATGAAAAGGAAGCAGGAATGGATTTGAATCCTTTCTATTCAAATACGGCTTATCGTTCATCAGATCATGACTCAGCTATTATCGCGTTAAAATATTCTAACTTAGAAGCTGGCGTTAATCCTGTGACAATGACGGCTACAGGGGGCTATTTGGAAGTTCCATTCGTAATAAACGTACCTGATAGCGTAGAAGCTGATGCTAAGGTTAAGAAATATGATGTAGCCGAAATCAGCGTTTCGCCAATGCCTGAAAACTTTACTGGTAAGTTACCAACCAAGATGCTTTATAGTGCAAAAAACCAAACGGTGAACTTTAAGTTATTGGGTATCGATAAAGGAACCTATACTTTTACGATGAAACTGAAAGGTAAGCGTGATAAGGCTGTTGAAAGTGGTGCTGTGACACAAGCTGCGGCAGTAACGGAAACAGAAACGCGAGTTATTGCTCAACAGAGCATGACTGTTGAAGTGATTAAAGCGGACGCTATGGATCCTAAACCGGCAGTGCCAGAATACGACGGTTCAGGTGGTTCCGGTGGTGCATTTGGCCTAGGCGGTCTATTCGCTCTGTTCGGCTTTGGCTTCCTACGCCGTCGTCGTCAGTAA
- a CDS encoding DUF1338 domain-containing protein encodes MTPDALFQSLWQDYIQRLCPSAETIHQLLTEEQALINDHIALRTFAIDPIRIDTLAKPFLDLGYEQAGEYEFVSKKLYARHYEHPDPLQPKVFISELKVNECSEQLQAIVKSLVDQLDVNHFASSDFLYSGTSWSLSHDDYLLLAKESEYAGWLAAHGFGANHFTVSVNQLNRFEEVSDVNTHLRDAGFTINESGGEVKGSPEVLLEQSSTMADKVSVEFINGSETIPGGFYEFAKRYPMADGDLYQGFVAASADKIFESTDGDR; translated from the coding sequence ATGACCCCCGATGCGCTATTCCAATCTTTGTGGCAAGACTATATTCAACGCCTTTGCCCTTCAGCAGAGACTATCCATCAATTGCTGACTGAAGAACAAGCCTTAATCAATGACCACATTGCCCTGCGTACGTTTGCGATTGATCCAATTCGGATTGATACATTGGCTAAACCGTTTTTGGATTTAGGTTACGAGCAAGCAGGGGAGTATGAGTTTGTCAGTAAAAAACTCTATGCCCGTCACTACGAACACCCCGACCCGCTGCAACCAAAAGTCTTCATTAGCGAATTAAAAGTGAATGAATGTTCTGAGCAGTTGCAAGCCATTGTGAAGTCTCTGGTGGATCAACTGGATGTTAATCATTTTGCTTCAAGTGATTTCTTGTACTCGGGTACGAGTTGGTCTTTGAGTCACGACGATTATCTATTGCTGGCAAAAGAAAGCGAATACGCAGGTTGGCTAGCCGCTCATGGGTTTGGCGCGAACCACTTTACGGTTAGCGTCAATCAGCTGAATCGCTTTGAGGAAGTGTCGGATGTGAATACACACCTTCGTGATGCTGGTTTCACGATCAATGAGTCGGGTGGTGAAGTTAAGGGCTCTCCAGAGGTGTTGCTAGAGCAGTCTTCAACCATGGCTGATAAAGTCTCTGTTGAGTTTATTAATGGCTCTGAGACTATCCCTGGTGGCTTCTATGAGTTCGCTAAGCGCTACCCAATGGCCGATGGCGACTTGTATCAAGGGTTTGTCGCGGCTTCTGCTGATAAAATCTTTGAAAGTACGGATGGAGATAGGTAA
- the astD gene encoding succinylglutamate-semialdehyde dehydrogenase, translated as MTQWINGEWQEGTGELLNSISPYNDKVVWQGKAARPEQVDLAVQSARAAFLSWKKFSFAEREAVVQAFGEKVKEHSEQIATAIAQETGKPLWETRTEAGAMVGKIAISIRAYHERTGEARKQVAGNDVVLRHRPLGVMAVFGPYNFPAHLPNGHIVPALLAGNTVVFKPSEQTPMVAEIVMKLWQQAGLPDGVINLVQGAKETGIALASHKGIDGVLFTGSANTGHILHKQFAGQPDKMLALEMGGNNPMVISEHFGDLDAAVYTIIQSAFISAGQRCTCARRLYVPHGESGDALLVKLVEATKEIIVDEPFAEPAPFMGSQVSLQAAQVILSAQSHLQSLGGESLLEAKPLKAAFVTPGIIDVSSVAELPDEEYFGPLLQVVRYSTLDQAVEMANDTRFGLSAGLISTEDSEWDYFVDHIRAGIVNRNRQLTGASGDAPFGGPGASGNLRPSAFYAADYCAYPMASMEGAEPLLPETLSPGLKI; from the coding sequence ATGACTCAGTGGATCAACGGAGAATGGCAAGAAGGCACGGGAGAGCTTTTAAATTCAATTAGCCCGTACAATGATAAGGTCGTGTGGCAAGGAAAAGCAGCACGCCCTGAACAAGTCGATCTGGCGGTTCAATCTGCCCGAGCTGCTTTTTTAAGCTGGAAGAAATTCTCTTTTGCTGAGCGTGAAGCGGTGGTGCAAGCTTTCGGTGAAAAGGTAAAAGAACACAGTGAGCAAATTGCGACAGCGATAGCTCAAGAAACAGGTAAACCATTATGGGAAACTCGCACTGAAGCGGGGGCGATGGTGGGGAAAATTGCCATTTCAATCCGCGCTTATCATGAACGCACTGGTGAGGCGCGTAAGCAAGTAGCCGGTAATGATGTCGTACTTCGTCATCGTCCTCTTGGCGTGATGGCCGTGTTTGGACCATACAACTTTCCTGCACATTTACCTAATGGCCATATTGTTCCTGCATTGCTTGCGGGGAATACCGTGGTGTTTAAGCCTTCAGAGCAAACGCCTATGGTGGCTGAAATTGTCATGAAACTTTGGCAACAAGCTGGCCTACCAGATGGAGTGATTAACTTAGTTCAAGGTGCTAAAGAAACCGGGATAGCGCTTGCAAGCCACAAAGGCATTGATGGTGTGTTGTTTACGGGCAGTGCTAACACTGGTCACATCCTGCATAAACAGTTTGCAGGTCAACCAGACAAAATGCTGGCACTAGAAATGGGCGGCAATAATCCGATGGTTATTTCTGAGCATTTTGGTGACTTAGATGCGGCGGTTTATACCATTATTCAGTCCGCGTTTATTAGTGCAGGGCAACGTTGTACTTGCGCTCGTCGCTTGTACGTCCCACACGGCGAAAGCGGTGATGCGCTATTGGTGAAGTTAGTAGAAGCCACTAAAGAGATTATTGTAGACGAACCATTTGCTGAGCCAGCGCCATTTATGGGCAGCCAAGTGTCTTTGCAAGCGGCACAAGTTATCTTGTCGGCCCAAAGTCATTTACAGTCGTTAGGCGGGGAAAGTCTCCTGGAGGCCAAACCCCTGAAAGCGGCATTTGTGACGCCCGGTATTATTGATGTTAGTTCGGTTGCTGAGTTGCCAGACGAAGAATATTTTGGCCCCTTGCTACAAGTTGTACGTTATAGCACGTTGGACCAAGCGGTCGAGATGGCAAACGACACTCGATTCGGCTTATCTGCAGGGTTAATCTCTACCGAAGATAGTGAATGGGATTACTTTGTTGACCATATTCGAGCTGGCATTGTAAATCGCAATCGCCAACTAACCGGAGCAAGCGGCGACGCACCATTCGGAGGCCCTGGTGCTTCAGGAAACTTAAGACCAAGTGCGTTCTACGCAGCCGATTACTGTGCTTACCCAATGGCCTCAATGGAAGGCGCAGAGCCCTTGCTGCCCGAAACCCTGAGCCCAGGCCTGAAGATTTAG